The DNA region ACAATAGTTCTTTTATAACAATTTTTTTCAATTACATAAATTTCAATCACGTGTAGACAATAAATCTTTTATAATATAATTTAGTTGAATTAGTCATAGTCATATTTGGTCAGCTTTTCTTGTGTTCTCTTTATCAATATTTCGTTATATGATACAGGTTCTCTTTATCTTTATTTAAAGACGAATTCATACTGTGATGCCAGGGGGAGAAAATGCccttttcatttaaaaataccaTATAAGTAGAGGGTTTTTAGTTTCCAAAAGCGATTATATTCcgttttattattttaaatatgtgatttatttGCCTCAGTTATTTCACGTGTCTCACTTTTGAATATAGTATTCCCCCCATACTAGCAATCTGCGATACTCTGGTGGAATTAGCTGTTCAAATTCAAGATACTAACAGTAGCCCATACTTACACCTGACATCGTGTTCAGGTAGAAGAGATAAGAACGGATCATAATTCAATGAGTTGGAGATTCACTTTTCCCTAGCTCATTATTATAAAATCTGATATCACACACTGTATAGTTTAACTTATATGTTACTGGTTGAAAACTTATATGTTACTGGTTGAAAACTTATATGTTCCGAATCTAAAAATGTACAATGAAGCAGTTTCCATCAACACCCTTAAGATTCCATACTTTTCTATTTTATGATGGGGAGCAGTTTCCATCAACACCCTTAAGATTCCATACTTTTCTATTTTATAATTTTTGATTTTTGATCAAACCGATAATATTCCACTGCATATATACTTCATGGGAGACAATGGTTAGAATATAATTAAAATCTTGCATAAAATTCTTTATGTATATGAATGGTTGGAAATTCTCTTCTTGTCTAGGGTGGGATGTGATGATATTCAATGATGAATAATCGTATGTgatattgattttttttttatataatttaaATTTGTATAGTtagttatttttattattatcttaaccataaaatatatattattgtctacttattttatatattttattagCTATTCTCATTATTTTATTAAACAATAAAATATAAGACATTAAACACTTATTTTACATTATTACAAACAGAAAGAAATGCATTATCTAAAATAATTGAATAAGTGATTATTGTCTTGTATTTTTTTATTGATAAAATATTAGAAGTAGTTATTAGATATATGTAAAATAATATAGAATATGTTTAATATAAATAACTTATTTACAATTTATGACACAATGACTTATTaaaataagggtttatgaaaGTGTTTACATAAATtatttcaaaaaataaataaattaaaattatatatatatatatatatatatatatatatatatatatatatatatatatatatatatatatatatatatatatatatatatatatatataatatatatatatatatatatatatatatatatatatatatatatatatatattataacTAATAAGTTTTTTATTAACTATCATGAAGAGTTTATAAAATTAAATTCAAaaaaatttgtgaaaatattataaattattttgATTAAGTCTCACAAACAATAAAGTAAAATTATAATAGAAAATAAATTCAAATAAGTTCATCAAAACATACTTGTATATTAATAGTTAATGAAGTAGTAAAAGAGGTTAATAATATAAATTCATAtttattataaaattatttttttaatttattttaaagTTCAAATACATTTTTAGTCTTTTTTTTAGTTTTACTCTtcattttaaatattaaatattttacTCTCTTTATTTAACGGTTTTTTAGATTCATTTATCACCTCTATTTTACAAATGTGACCGTGAAATGACATTAAATTATTAATTATCATATATTTTATAATTGAATTActttaatatatttattatttattttattaataaattgagatattaaaaaacaattaaaaaattGTTGTTTATTATTTTCTTCATCTTCTTTCCTTGTATATCTTCTTTATTTTTCTATTCACCGATAAATATCACACCATTTGAATTCCTATGGTCCAGGAATCAACTTGGATACATAATGGTCCTTAACCAAACGAACAAAATGTCACTTCATCCCATCTATTTCTTCACTTCATCATCGAAGTTGAAGAATTTGGATCCATAATGGTCAGACCATCAGTTTGACGAGTTAAGACCCTCTTCATTTTCCCTCTTTATTTTTTTTTCTCCATTGCTATAGTTTGAAGACATTTATAgtatataaaaaataaataaattcatCAAATGTCATATTATTACATCTATAGTTATCAAACTTTGGTAATacaaaaaaaaaggaaaagagaagaaaTGGAGAGGATACTGACTCCAATTTGATCAAGGAAACGTAATACCAACAAGCTTTATAGTTTCTAACACAGTAAAACCATCATCATATACAACTTCATCTCCAACTGGTAGCAAATAGAGCTTTCAATATATACAAAACAAATTTCAATCCATTCTGCAGCATTCACATCATTGGATCCTCGTGGCTTCTAAAATTCTTTACAAGACAGAAAAAAGCGACTCTTTGTAAATTTTTGTATTTTCATTAGAGTACATTCTTGGTCTTTATACAGACTCATAAACTTCAGCTATTCTAGGAAATATAATAAttagtaaatactattaattTGGCCACTGTCTCTTGACCTTCCAAATCTCTCCATTAACTTATTAATAAAACTCATTAACTATAGcattaaagtttattcaacaaaaCTCCTCTGTAAACTTAAATGTTTCTTCTATTCATCATGCATATCAATTTCTTGCCTCTGTCGAAGATTTCTTTTGatagtggttttgtgaaaatgtctGCTGCTTGGTCCTTACTTGCTACATGCTTCAATTCGACATTTCCTTCCTTCACGTGTTCTCGAATGAAGTGGAAGCGAACGTTAATGTGTTTGCTCCTTTCATGGTTTACTGGATTCTTTGCTAACTCAATTGCTGACCTGTTGTCAACTTGTATTATTGTTTCACCTTTCTGTTCTAGCTCCATTTTACTCATCAATCTTCTGAGCCATATTGCATGACAAACGCACCAAGATGCTGCTACATATTCTGCTTCACATGTCGAAAGTGTTACTACTGGCTGCTTTTTAGAAAGCCAAGTGAATGCAGTATTTCCCATGAAGAACACATATCCAAAAGTGCTTTTTCGATCGTCTATGTCTCCGCACCAATCACTGTCAGAGTAACCAACCAACTTGTATTTGTCTGAATTCGAGTAGAACATCCCAAGTGACATTGTTCCTTGGATGTACCTCAGAATTCGCTTCAATGCTTTCCAATGTGTGTAAACTGGCTCCTCCATGAATCGACTTACAATGCCTACACTTAATGAGATATCTGGTCTTGTACATGTGAGATAGCGAAGACTTCCTACCAAACTTCGATATTTTCCTACTTCGACACGTTCTCCTCCATCAAGTTTCGACAACTTTGTTCCTGGTTCCATTGGCGTCGAAGCCGGATTACAGCTTTCCATCTTATATCTTTTCAAGatttcttttgcatatttttcttgtgagatgaagattcctgtttcttcttgtcgaacctccagaccaagaaagaatctcatcaggcctaagtctgtcatctcgaattcacgtgtcattgtacttttgaattcttctatcatctgatcattactgcccagaaaaataagatcatcgacatagagagcaacaagtaatacattccttccatttttcttcacatagAGGGCATGTTCGTACGGACATTGCTCGAACCCGTTCTCCTTGAAGTATGTGTCGATACGTGTGTTCCATGCCCGCAGTGCTTGCTTCAGCCCATATAGCGCTTTCTTCAATTTCAGTAccttcttctcttctccaactttcatgtacccgagtggttgttcaacatagacttcttcttcttctagtACACCATTCACAAAAGCtattttgacatccatttgaaatattgTCCATTTGAATTGAGCAACTTGAGATATGAGTAATCGAATTGTCTCCattcttgcaacaggtgcaaataCTTCGTCATAATCAACTCCTGCTTTCTGTTTGTATCCCTTCGCAACAAGTCTCGCTTTGTATCCTTCTATTTCTCCTTGAGCGTTCATCTTTTTCTTGAATACCCACTTTACACCA from Lathyrus oleraceus cultivar Zhongwan6 chromosome 1, CAAS_Psat_ZW6_1.0, whole genome shotgun sequence includes:
- the LOC127113485 gene encoding secreted RxLR effector protein 161-like, translating into MESCNPASTPMEPGTKLSKLDGGERVEVGKYRSLVGSLRYLTCTRPDISLSVGIVSRFMEEPVYTHWKALKRILRYIQGTMSLGMFYSNSDKYKLVGYSDSDWCGDIDDRKSTFGYVFFMGNTAFTWLSKKQPVVTLSTCEAEYVAASWCVCHAIWLRRLMSKMELEQKGETIIQVDNRSAIELAKNPVNHERSKHINVRFHFIREHVKEGNVELKHVASKDQAADIFTKPLSKEIFDRGKKLICMMNRRNI